Genomic DNA from Haloplanus aerogenes:
GAGTGGCTCGACGCCCTCGACGAACTCGAACGCGCGTGCGAGGCGTACGCCAAGCCCGCCGACGAGTCCGTCGAAGCACATCTGGCCGATCTGTTCGACTACTTCAACTGGCGGCTCAAGGGGTCCGACCACTACTCCAGCACCGGTATCCTGTTCATGACCTACTACTTCGAGCGCGAAGGGGCCGACCTCCTCGACGACGACGGGCAACCGTTCGAGACGCTGACCGACGACGAACGCCTGCTTGCCTCGCTCGCGACCGGTCTCGACGACCCCTCGATTGTCGACGCGGAGTTCCTCGAAGCGATGGCCGACGACGAGCGCGTCGAGCAAGTCGACGATCTCCCGCCACTGGAGGAGTTCAAGGCGTTGGCTGCGGAGATCGACGACCGCTGCCAGACCATCGACGAGCGCATTCCCTCGGATTGGACTGACCGCGCCCTCTCCGAGATAACGACCGAAGGGTACCAGCCGAACCACAAGCACGGTGTCGAAATCAATATCACACCGCTCGCACGGGCAGAAATCGTCCCGAAGACGGTGGAAGACGACGTTCTCTGATCATGCCAGCAACCAAGACTCTCCCACAGTGCGCCCACGACGCCATCGAGAGCGCAATCGACGACGCGGCCGACGAGGACCCCGTCATCCTCTGGTGGGACGACGGCGGCTTCCTCCGAGACATCGTCGAAGGCGCGAGTACCGAACTCGGCTGTGCGTTCCGTGCGGCCGAGCAGACCCCGTTAGAACTCCGTGGGGACGCCCCACGCGACCGAACCGTCTGGTACGTCTCCCAGCCCAGCAGCGACGACGTGGACTGGTTCAAGGACGTCGAACACACCGGTGGGGTGGTCGAGCAGCATATCGGCAAGCTCGCTGCACGCTGCTTCGAGAACGACCCACTCCAGGCGGCGACGATCCGCACCGCCTACGAGGACGCCGAGGACCGTGAAAAGGTCGCCCAGACGCTCTACGAGGAACTCGACGGCGAGGGTGGACTCCCATCGCTCCAGGGCCTCCAGACGAAGATCGTCCTCGATGGTCACGACGATCCCGTGCAGTTCGTCCTCGAACACGGCACGCGGAACCTCCCGGAGGGTGACGATCTGCTACAGATCCGTGACCTGCTGGTCGACGAGGGCGTCATGGCCGTCGAGGGCGAGTCCGACGCTCGCACCATCGTCGAACACACACGCCGCTGGGCGGTCGCCGAGTGGCTCGTCGACGAAGGACTCGACACGTCCCTGCTCCCGCAGGCGTACCAGCCCGACCCGAACGCTGGATTCGGAATCTCCAGACCCGAACTCCGGTCGGTGTTGAGCAAGACCGAACGGAAAGCGGCGCTGGCGAACGTCTATCTCGACCCGAATCAGCGCTTCTGGCACGACGTCCTCCGCACCTACGAGGATCCGTGGGAACTCGTCGACTGCCCCGTCGACGCGTCGCTCGAACACCGGCTCTGGGACGAGTGGACCCAGTCGTTCGACGGCGGCGACTACGAGACGTGCGTCACCAACGCGAAGCAGCGTCACGAACGGCTCGAATCGACGTACGGTGACGTCCCGTGGACGCACGTCTGGGAGCAGGCGATCGACGTGGCGACGCTCGCGAACGAGCTCCAGACCTGGGAAGAGCGCGGCGACACGAACGACGTCGTCGACCTCTACGGCGACGTCGACGACGGGACCTGGCAGATCGACAACGCGGTGTTCAACCTCGTCGTCTCGGGCGCCCCCGAGAAGCAACTCCCCGAAGAGCATCCAGCGACGGTCACGCTCGATGACCTCCGGACCTCGCTGGTGGAGTCGAAGTACCTCGAGTATCTCACCGATCTCGGCGACCTCGTCGTCGACCAGATCGACGCCGGATCGCCGTTCGTCGGCGAGAACCACGCCCACCAGTTCTTCGCCGAGGAGCAGGAACACCTCCAGAGCGGCCAGAGCGTCGCGCTGTTCATCGTCGACGCGTTGCGGTTCGACCTCGCACACGAACTCGCGGAGTCAATCCGGCGCGAGATTCCTCGGCTCGAAGTCGAGGAGAGCACCTGGGTGGGCACGCTCCCGTCCGACACCGAGTTCGGGAAGGCTGCGCTCACGCCCGGCAGCAAGTTCAGCTTCAACATCGACTTCGAGGACGGAGAGTTGATCCCCGAACGCAATGGAAAGAAGATCACCAACTACCGTCGGCAGACGCTCCTCGAGAACGACGGCTGGAGCTACATTATGAAAGACGAAGACGACGAGGTGGGCTGGAGCAACACCCGCGTCGCCTACTACTGGAACGATATCGACGAGACCGGCGAGAAGGAGCTGACGAATTTCGAGGAGCTGTTCAGCGACCGGATCGACGCCATCTCTCGCATCATCTGTGAGAAGCTGCGGAAGGGCGAGTGGGACCGTGCGTACATCCTCTCCGACCACGGCTTCGTCTCGCTCCCGAGGCACGTCGACATCGACGACCTCCACCCGCCGGACGGAGCGCAGAAAGTGACCCGTCGATGGGTCGCAGGGAAGGATCTCGACGACGATGCACCAGGGGTCTTACTCGACGAGGACACCCATCTGGGTTACCTCGACGACGATGCCAGGGTCAGTATCCTCGCCGATCCGATCCAGCGATTCCGCAATCAGGGCCTTCCTGACGCACGGTTCTACCACGGTGGCGTCCTCCCGCAGGAGTTCGTGCTGAACTTCGTCACGATCACGCAGGAGTAACCACCTATGAACGACCTCGCCCCCGGAGCCACGATTCTCCTCAACGACAACCCCGCCGAGGTCATCAAGACGTACTCCGTCGGCAACCTCGAGTACCTGCGGGCCTACGTCGAGGACGTCGGCGTCAAGACCGTCTGTATCGACGACGTGGAGATAGAGCGGAAGCAGGACCAACTCGGTGCGCTCGAACCGACGACAGCAACCCAGCTGCATCCTGACCACGAGTCCGTCTCTGCAGAGTGGTTCGATCTCCGGTCACAGGCACTCCAGCTCCAGATCGCCCACGAGCAGGGACAACTGCTCTCCATCTCGAATTCACTGGTCCGCCTCGAACCGTACCAACTCGCCTGCGTCAACTGGGTGATGCAGAAGCTCCGACAGCGAGCGCTCATCGCCGACGACGTCGGGCTGGGCAAAACCATCGAGGCAGGGCTCGTTCTCAAAGAACTCACCGCACGCAACCGAGCCGATCGCGTCCTGTTCGTCGTGCCCGCACACCTCCAGAAGAAGTGGATTCGCGACATGGACCGCTTCTTCGACATCGACCTCACTCCCGCTGATCGGCAATGGGTGGAGGGCGAACGCCGCCGTCTCGGCGAGGAAGCCAACATCTGGGATCAGGACCACCAGCAGCTGGTCACGAGCATGGCGTTCCTTCGACAGGAAGAGTTCCGCGAGGAACTCGACGACGCGTTCTGGGACGTTGTGGTCGTCGACGAGGCACACAAGGCGGCCAAGCGTGGCGAGTCTCCGAGCAAGACGTCGAAGATGGTCGAGCGCGTCGCCGACAACTCCGACTCGCTCCTCCTGCTGAGTGCGACGCCACACGACGGCAAGGGCGAGGCGTTCCGCTCGCTCGTCGAGTACATCGACCCCTTCCTCGTCGCCGAGGATCAGGACCTCTCGAAGGAGGCGGTCGACCGGGTGATGATGCGCCGTGGGAAACAGACCATCTACGACGACGACGGCGAGCGGATCTTCCCGAATCGGGAGGTCGGGACCATCCCGGTCGAGATGACCCACGAAGAGCGCCAGTTCTACCGTGCGGTCACGGACTACGTCAAGCACGTCTACAACCGCTCTGAACAGCTCAACGAGCCTGCCGTGGGCTTCGCGATGGCGCTGATGCAGAAGCGTCTCGTCAGCAGTATCGGAGCGATCAAGGCGACGCTCAGCCGCCGACTCGCGAATCTCGTCGATCAACAGTCTTCGTCGACGTCTCTCTCCGAGGAGGCCTCGGCCTATCTCGAGGGAGAGGACCTCGACGAGCAGGATCAGCAGAAGGCCGAGGAAGAGCTCGCAGGGCTCACGATCACCGAGAGCGACGCCCAACTCGAAGAGGAGATCGAGACGCTCAGGGACCTCGTCTCGCTCGCAGAGGGCATCCCTGTCGATTCGAAGGCCCAGAAGGTCCGACGGTACATCCAGCAATTGCTCGAAGAACAGCCCAACGAAAAGGTGCTGCTGTTCACGGAGTACCGCGATACGCTCGACTACATCCTCGAACTCGTGAAGGACGAGCCGTGGGCCGACGAGATCCTCGTCATCCACGGCGGGGTCGACAAGGAAGACCGCGCTCGCATCGAGGACGAGTTCAACCACGGGCAGTCCCGTCTGCTCTTCGCGACCGACGCAGCCAGCGAGGGGATCGACCTCCAGCACAGCTGCCACATCATGGTCAACTACGAACTGCCGTGGAACCCGAACCGCCTCGAACAGCGCATCGGTCGCCTCCACCGCTACGGCCAGGAGAAGGAGGTCAAAGTGTGGAACTTCTCGTTCGAGGACACCCGCGAGAGCGAGGTGTTCGAGCTGCTCCAGGAGAAGGTCGAGACCATCCGCGGCCAACTGGGGAACACTGCCGACGTGCTGGGGATGCTCGACGACATCAACGTCGATTCGCTCATCATGGAGTCCATCCGGAACGACGAGCCAGCGAGTGCAACCAAGGAGGAACTCGAAGAGCTAATCGACGAGCGACAGCAGACGCTCGCGGAGTGGTACGAACGGAGTCTCATCGACACCAGCACGTTCGACGAGGAGAGCCGCCGGAAGATTCAGGAGGTGATGGATCAGTCCGCGGACGTCTATGGGAGTGAAGCCGACATCCGGCAGTTCTTCGAGCTGGGTATCTCCGCGCTCGGTGGGGACGTCGAAAAGGTCGGAAACAACCTCTTCCGCGCTGAGTTGCCCGAGTCGCTTCGACGCTCGCGGGACGGTGAGCTATACGGACCGTTCACCTTCAACCGCGAGTTCGCGATGGACCACGACGGTATCGAGTATATCTCCCCCGATGCAGACCTAGTCCAAGAACTGATGCAGCGGGTACTCGATAGCGAGCAGGGTGCGGTGGGTCTCAAGCTGCTCCCGTTCGTCGACGAGCCGGGAATCACCTACAACTACCGCATCAGATTCGAGGACGGGACAGGGGAAGTCATTCGAGAGGAGATACTCCCCGTATTCGTCGATGCGGCGCATCGTGACCCTCAGCAGCGCCTCGGCCAACGAATCATCGAGGGAGACACGATCAAAGGCTCTCCGGATGGGGACCGTGTACGTACGCTCCTCGAACACCGGGGCGAGATGCGTTCGTCAGCCGACCGATACGTGAGTCAGCGTGTCGAATCACGACGCGACAAACTCCGAGAGCGTCGTAGAGAGGAGACGCAACAAGAACTCGACGATCTCGAGACCTACGCGGAAGCCGAACGCGAACGGATCGAGACGTTCATCGCGGATTACGAGCGGAAAGCAGATGCAGGGTCCGACATGGATATC
This window encodes:
- the pglZ gene encoding BREX-5 system phosphatase PglZ; protein product: MPATKTLPQCAHDAIESAIDDAADEDPVILWWDDGGFLRDIVEGASTELGCAFRAAEQTPLELRGDAPRDRTVWYVSQPSSDDVDWFKDVEHTGGVVEQHIGKLAARCFENDPLQAATIRTAYEDAEDREKVAQTLYEELDGEGGLPSLQGLQTKIVLDGHDDPVQFVLEHGTRNLPEGDDLLQIRDLLVDEGVMAVEGESDARTIVEHTRRWAVAEWLVDEGLDTSLLPQAYQPDPNAGFGISRPELRSVLSKTERKAALANVYLDPNQRFWHDVLRTYEDPWELVDCPVDASLEHRLWDEWTQSFDGGDYETCVTNAKQRHERLESTYGDVPWTHVWEQAIDVATLANELQTWEERGDTNDVVDLYGDVDDGTWQIDNAVFNLVVSGAPEKQLPEEHPATVTLDDLRTSLVESKYLEYLTDLGDLVVDQIDAGSPFVGENHAHQFFAEEQEHLQSGQSVALFIVDALRFDLAHELAESIRREIPRLEVEESTWVGTLPSDTEFGKAALTPGSKFSFNIDFEDGELIPERNGKKITNYRRQTLLENDGWSYIMKDEDDEVGWSNTRVAYYWNDIDETGEKELTNFEELFSDRIDAISRIICEKLRKGEWDRAYILSDHGFVSLPRHVDIDDLHPPDGAQKVTRRWVAGKDLDDDAPGVLLDEDTHLGYLDDDARVSILADPIQRFRNQGLPDARFYHGGVLPQEFVLNFVTITQE
- a CDS encoding helicase-related protein, with the protein product MNDLAPGATILLNDNPAEVIKTYSVGNLEYLRAYVEDVGVKTVCIDDVEIERKQDQLGALEPTTATQLHPDHESVSAEWFDLRSQALQLQIAHEQGQLLSISNSLVRLEPYQLACVNWVMQKLRQRALIADDVGLGKTIEAGLVLKELTARNRADRVLFVVPAHLQKKWIRDMDRFFDIDLTPADRQWVEGERRRLGEEANIWDQDHQQLVTSMAFLRQEEFREELDDAFWDVVVVDEAHKAAKRGESPSKTSKMVERVADNSDSLLLLSATPHDGKGEAFRSLVEYIDPFLVAEDQDLSKEAVDRVMMRRGKQTIYDDDGERIFPNREVGTIPVEMTHEERQFYRAVTDYVKHVYNRSEQLNEPAVGFAMALMQKRLVSSIGAIKATLSRRLANLVDQQSSSTSLSEEASAYLEGEDLDEQDQQKAEEELAGLTITESDAQLEEEIETLRDLVSLAEGIPVDSKAQKVRRYIQQLLEEQPNEKVLLFTEYRDTLDYILELVKDEPWADEILVIHGGVDKEDRARIEDEFNHGQSRLLFATDAASEGIDLQHSCHIMVNYELPWNPNRLEQRIGRLHRYGQEKEVKVWNFSFEDTRESEVFELLQEKVETIRGQLGNTADVLGMLDDINVDSLIMESIRNDEPASATKEELEELIDERQQTLAEWYERSLIDTSTFDEESRRKIQEVMDQSADVYGSEADIRQFFELGISALGGDVEKVGNNLFRAELPESLRRSRDGELYGPFTFNREFAMDHDGIEYISPDADLVQELMQRVLDSEQGAVGLKLLPFVDEPGITYNYRIRFEDGTGEVIREEILPVFVDAAHRDPQQRLGQRIIEGDTIKGSPDGDRVRTLLEHRGEMRSSADRYVSQRVESRRDKLRERRREETQQELDDLETYAEAERERIETFIADYERKADAGSDMDIAIRRQRDRLSKLEERIKKRRRELQRKAQVISLAPEVENICLTIPI